From the Cohaesibacter sp. ES.047 genome, one window contains:
- a CDS encoding sugar-binding transcriptional regulator: MVSEKTSRAKPSRSLPRQISRQDDAIIEATWAYYHDGLNQNDIAARLGVSRASVVNYLTEARRRDYVRITLNSEIFLNHELSERLKEKYGLAEVLVVPSDPTGQAGSSERVARATADWLPQLLEPGDKLGIAWGETIYRVAEVVPHLTVEDVTVVQLVGSRAAGLGYAAEVCSATIARHFGASVINLHVPLIVSTEGLAKQLRDEPDIADQLKAVNDCNKVLFACGTVGDNSHIARTRILSRETLAKCREKGAAGVICARLIDAEGTPIPTEIDDRMIGVTLEQMRSKEMGLLVASGPERVRGAKAAILGGYTSHLVTCSNTAQLLME; the protein is encoded by the coding sequence GTGGTTTCAGAGAAAACATCGCGGGCCAAGCCGTCCCGATCCCTGCCTCGACAGATATCCCGTCAAGATGACGCAATCATAGAGGCGACATGGGCCTATTATCATGATGGATTGAACCAGAACGACATTGCCGCCCGTCTGGGAGTCAGTCGTGCCTCTGTGGTCAATTATCTGACCGAGGCCCGTCGCCGGGACTATGTGCGGATCACGCTCAACAGCGAAATTTTTCTCAATCACGAATTGTCCGAACGCCTCAAGGAAAAATACGGGCTGGCCGAAGTGCTGGTGGTGCCGTCCGACCCCACCGGGCAGGCAGGGTCCAGCGAAAGGGTAGCCCGCGCGACCGCGGACTGGTTGCCCCAATTGCTTGAACCTGGTGACAAGCTGGGGATTGCATGGGGGGAGACGATTTATCGGGTGGCCGAAGTTGTCCCGCATCTCACGGTCGAGGATGTCACCGTTGTCCAGCTGGTGGGCTCCCGTGCCGCAGGGCTTGGCTATGCGGCCGAAGTTTGCTCGGCAACCATCGCCCGGCATTTTGGTGCAAGCGTCATCAACCTGCATGTGCCCTTGATCGTTTCCACCGAAGGCCTTGCCAAGCAATTGCGGGACGAGCCCGATATTGCCGACCAGCTCAAGGCAGTGAATGACTGCAACAAGGTGCTGTTTGCCTGCGGTACCGTGGGCGACAACAGCCACATCGCGCGCACACGCATTCTCTCGCGCGAAACGCTGGCCAAATGCCGAGAAAAAGGGGCCGCAGGGGTTATCTGCGCCCGCTTGATTGACGCAGAAGGCACACCCATCCCGACCGAAATTGATGATCGCATGATCGGCGTTACGCTCGAGCAAATGCGAAGCAAGGAAATGGGCCTTCTTGTCGCGTCCGGCCCCGAAAGGGTCAGGGGCGCCAAAGCGGCCATCTTGGGCGGATACACATCCCATCTTGTGACCTGTTCCAACACAGCACAGTTGTTAATGGAGTAA
- a CDS encoding class II aldolase/adducin family protein, whose translation MAKGLNQGLSDTLETRNAIISACRWMNSSGINQGTSGNISVRVGDAGEDMLITPSGVPYDDLLPEMLVRMGLEDVPVKDGAKLKPSSEWQFHQALLRSRPDMNVVLHAHPAYCSALAIVREPIPACHYMIAAFGGHDVPLTGYHLFGSKELADEVCSAMTDRHACLMSNHGATVVGESIEKAIWRLEELENIARVYTISRQLGTPVILSREEMDDVIKAFSNYGPVKVD comes from the coding sequence GTGGCCAAAGGGCTTAACCAAGGGCTTTCCGACACATTGGAAACGCGCAATGCCATTATCAGCGCCTGCCGCTGGATGAACAGCAGCGGCATCAACCAGGGCACATCGGGGAACATCTCGGTTCGTGTCGGGGATGCTGGTGAAGATATGCTGATCACCCCGTCAGGCGTCCCCTACGATGATCTACTTCCCGAAATGCTGGTCCGGATGGGTCTTGAGGACGTGCCGGTCAAAGACGGAGCCAAACTCAAACCGTCAAGCGAATGGCAGTTCCACCAAGCTCTCTTGCGCAGCCGTCCCGACATGAATGTGGTGCTGCATGCCCATCCCGCCTATTGCTCGGCACTGGCAATTGTCCGCGAGCCCATTCCCGCCTGTCACTATATGATTGCGGCCTTCGGGGGCCATGATGTGCCGCTCACGGGCTATCACCTGTTCGGCAGCAAGGAATTGGCCGATGAGGTCTGTTCGGCGATGACGGACCGCCATGCCTGCCTGATGTCCAACCATGGCGCGACTGTGGTGGGTGAGAGCATCGAGAAAGCCATCTGGCGCCTTGAAGAGCTGGAAAACATCGCGCGCGTTTATACGATCAGTCGCCAGCTTGGCACACCGGTGATCCTCAGCCGTGAAGAGATGGACGACGTGATCAAAGCCTTCTCCAACTATGGACCGGTCAAAGTCGACTGA
- a CDS encoding DUF6538 domain-containing protein, giving the protein MSGLIKRGKGTFHFRMRVRKEYVGIAGKTEIHRTLKTDSARQAAELAPAMRKGILDELEALKLLQDQPTSADAYRAAQDIVKKRGLSYLPSESLLLAPLEETLVRFEKLAEGDDVGAARALLGGVEEPGLRLSELVGNVEEFCAHDNRHKNDDQLRKWRNPRKKAVRNLMKSIGNKDILVSEIAAAAVQKHKMFWQNKVSSGKTKPDTANKDFILMRSMLSAYYESIGMTEPPKLYQGIGIKKNRYEKPNRKLEIPVNWMTEKWFAPGALDGINDEAIDILLISIETGCRQSEISNLPPHSIVLDHPIPHLHIKVEEGDICREVKNTASQRMVPLVGVAMAAAKRHPEGFPKYRGNSNYSNTINKALRERGLLPSEKHTVGGTRHSFESRLKKVQLPNDDRGELMGHSVKAIRDRELYGDDMTLEDKLALHKLIVLPVPKHLE; this is encoded by the coding sequence ATGAGCGGTTTGATCAAGCGCGGGAAAGGGACTTTCCATTTCAGGATGCGGGTCCGGAAGGAATATGTCGGCATCGCCGGAAAGACCGAGATCCATCGAACATTGAAGACAGACAGCGCTCGCCAGGCCGCCGAATTGGCTCCAGCCATGAGGAAGGGAATCTTGGACGAGCTTGAGGCTTTGAAGCTTCTTCAGGACCAGCCGACTAGTGCCGATGCCTACCGGGCTGCTCAAGATATCGTCAAAAAACGAGGTCTCAGCTATCTGCCGTCTGAGTCATTGCTGTTGGCTCCGCTGGAGGAGACCCTGGTTCGCTTCGAAAAACTTGCGGAAGGAGATGATGTTGGGGCTGCCCGTGCTCTTCTCGGAGGTGTTGAAGAGCCAGGTTTGCGGTTATCAGAATTGGTGGGCAACGTTGAAGAATTCTGCGCTCATGACAACAGGCACAAGAATGACGACCAATTGCGCAAATGGCGTAACCCAAGGAAAAAGGCGGTCCGAAATCTGATGAAATCAATCGGAAACAAGGACATCCTCGTATCAGAAATCGCCGCCGCCGCTGTCCAAAAACACAAGATGTTCTGGCAGAACAAAGTCTCTTCGGGAAAAACAAAGCCTGATACTGCCAACAAGGATTTTATCCTCATGCGTTCGATGCTAAGCGCCTATTACGAAAGCATCGGAATGACTGAACCGCCCAAGCTTTATCAGGGCATTGGCATCAAGAAGAACCGTTATGAGAAACCCAACCGGAAACTCGAGATCCCGGTAAACTGGATGACGGAGAAATGGTTTGCTCCTGGTGCTTTGGATGGTATCAATGACGAAGCGATCGACATTCTGCTGATTTCCATCGAAACAGGGTGCCGTCAGAGTGAGATTTCAAATTTGCCCCCGCATTCGATTGTACTGGATCATCCGATCCCTCACCTTCATATCAAGGTGGAAGAAGGAGACATATGCCGCGAGGTTAAGAATACAGCCTCTCAAAGGATGGTACCCCTCGTCGGTGTCGCTATGGCAGCAGCCAAACGGCACCCTGAAGGATTTCCAAAGTATCGTGGCAACAGCAACTATTCCAACACGATAAACAAGGCTCTCAGGGAAAGAGGCCTACTGCCTTCCGAGAAGCACACAGTTGGCGGCACAAGGCACTCGTTTGAATCTCGCCTCAAGAAGGTTCAACTGCCCAATGACGACCGTGGCGAACTGATGGGCCACAGCGTCAAGGCCATCCGCGATCGCGAACTCTATGGCGATGACATGACCCTTGAGGACAAATTGGCCTTGCACAAGCTTATCGTACTTCCCGTGCCCAAACATTTGGAATAA
- a CDS encoding sugar phosphate isomerase/epimerase — MMQTGIFTGYFPYELKTTAEVIRAHNFNTVQLDLHFKDIDVSDGQMTPEKCRTIRDTFRDHHLPVSCISGYTNIVHPDLAIRAQRLARLKELIAHAQYLGSPYVISETGTFDTESDWVHHPKNKTEEGWDDCRAVIAELAQFAYDNGAVFLLETYVNNVVGSVEETLRMFAEVDHPGLGLLMDPTNYFEAHNMDKMDQTLNYVFDALSDKIKIGHAKDVKLSGDDKSEKHSDIGDDTAAESHTFRGVGEIELPAPGLGSLNYDLYFQRLVKKHPNIPMIIEHLDELDVPRAKAFIDGKMRQNGC; from the coding sequence ATGATGCAAACCGGTATCTTTACGGGATATTTCCCCTATGAACTTAAGACAACCGCTGAGGTCATCCGAGCTCACAATTTCAACACGGTTCAGCTCGATCTGCATTTTAAGGACATTGATGTGAGCGATGGGCAGATGACGCCGGAGAAATGCCGCACCATTCGCGACACCTTCCGTGATCATCATCTGCCGGTGAGCTGTATTTCGGGCTACACCAACATTGTCCATCCGGACCTTGCGATCCGTGCCCAGCGTCTTGCCCGGCTCAAAGAACTGATCGCACATGCCCAGTATCTCGGCTCACCCTACGTGATTTCCGAAACCGGAACGTTCGACACCGAAAGTGACTGGGTTCACCATCCCAAAAACAAGACCGAAGAGGGCTGGGATGACTGTCGCGCCGTGATCGCTGAGTTGGCCCAGTTTGCCTATGACAACGGAGCGGTCTTCCTGTTGGAGACCTATGTCAACAATGTCGTCGGTTCGGTCGAGGAAACCCTGCGCATGTTTGCCGAAGTTGATCATCCGGGACTTGGCCTCCTGATGGATCCGACGAACTATTTCGAAGCGCACAACATGGACAAGATGGATCAAACGCTGAATTACGTCTTTGATGCCCTGTCCGACAAGATCAAGATCGGTCACGCCAAGGATGTGAAATTGTCCGGTGACGACAAGTCCGAGAAGCACTCGGATATTGGCGACGACACGGCTGCCGAGAGCCACACCTTCCGTGGTGTCGGGGAGATTGAGTTGCCTGCTCCGGGGCTTGGGTCTCTAAATTATGATCTCTACTTCCAGCGCCTTGTGAAGAAGCATCCCAACATTCCGATGATCATCGAGCATCTGGATGAGTTGGATGTTCCTAGGGCGAAGGCCTTCATCGATGGCAAAATGCGGCAAAACGGCTGCTGA
- a CDS encoding Gfo/Idh/MocA family protein, translating into MGGFEVHPDPEVRVREYKIGAIGAGMIMADCHLAAYAEAGFPVVAISSRTRDHAQAVAERWQIETVWDTPEELICDPNVEIVDIAFPPDQQPDLIRKALAAPNVKAILAQKPLALSLEEAKKLRDEAKAAGKPLSVNQNMRFDQSVQSLKQILDEGIIGDPVFAQIDMHAIPHWQPFLRDYDRLTLSNMSVHHLDALRFLFGDPVEVTSLVRSDPRIEFDHTDGIVVTSLRFPSGLLALSLEDVWSGPREEGYVDDQFINWRVEGSLGVAKGTIGWPTGAPSTLSYASTSHTNGQWVTPQWETMWFPHAFVGVMEQLQFALKSGTEPVLNVTDNVRTMALVEAAYQSIEESRSLRINLAQDEWRISS; encoded by the coding sequence ATGGGAGGATTTGAGGTGCATCCTGATCCTGAAGTCAGGGTACGGGAATACAAAATTGGGGCGATCGGGGCTGGCATGATCATGGCCGACTGCCATCTTGCCGCCTATGCGGAGGCAGGTTTTCCTGTGGTCGCAATCTCCTCGAGAACACGCGATCATGCACAGGCAGTCGCGGAACGGTGGCAGATCGAAACGGTCTGGGATACGCCGGAAGAGCTGATTTGCGATCCCAATGTCGAGATTGTCGACATCGCCTTTCCGCCTGATCAACAGCCGGATCTCATTCGCAAGGCACTCGCGGCACCGAATGTGAAGGCCATTCTGGCGCAAAAGCCGCTCGCCCTGTCGCTGGAGGAAGCAAAGAAGCTGCGTGACGAAGCGAAGGCGGCAGGCAAGCCTTTGAGTGTCAATCAGAACATGCGGTTTGATCAGTCGGTTCAGAGCCTCAAGCAGATTCTCGATGAAGGCATCATTGGGGATCCGGTTTTCGCGCAAATCGATATGCATGCCATTCCCCACTGGCAGCCATTCCTGCGCGACTATGATCGGCTGACCCTATCGAACATGAGCGTTCACCATCTGGATGCGCTGAGGTTTCTTTTTGGCGATCCCGTTGAAGTGACCAGCTTGGTGCGTTCCGATCCGCGCATTGAATTCGACCATACCGATGGCATCGTGGTGACCTCCCTGCGGTTCCCGTCCGGACTGTTGGCTCTCAGCCTTGAAGATGTCTGGTCGGGGCCCAGGGAAGAGGGCTATGTCGACGACCAGTTCATCAACTGGCGCGTTGAAGGCAGCCTTGGTGTTGCCAAGGGAACCATCGGCTGGCCGACCGGGGCACCCTCGACACTGAGCTATGCCAGCACCAGCCACACCAACGGGCAGTGGGTCACTCCGCAATGGGAAACCATGTGGTTCCCTCATGCATTCGTCGGAGTGATGGAGCAACTGCAATTCGCGCTCAAGTCCGGGACGGAGCCCGTTCTTAATGTGACGGACAATGTCAGAACGATGGCGCTTGTCGAGGCCGCCTACCAATCCATTGAAGAAAGCCGCAGCTTGCGGATCAATCTCGCACAGGATGAATGGAGGATATCATCATGA
- the rbsD gene encoding D-ribose pyranase: MIPNKILHPELANALATLGHTDIVMVTDAGFPIPKDAHRIDLGFYEGLPDVLDILKVLRKEIFVEEVHFATDVRDRHPDLYAELQSIYTGAGAVFKGTDHETLVNEYAKKAKVIIRSGSFNPWANIALVASTDPFAWFTQKNIKILPEYVERRKMMDEKEVPNL; this comes from the coding sequence ATGATCCCCAACAAGATACTACATCCGGAATTGGCCAATGCGCTTGCAACGCTCGGGCACACCGACATTGTCATGGTGACCGATGCCGGTTTCCCTATCCCCAAGGACGCTCACCGGATTGATCTGGGCTTTTATGAAGGATTGCCGGATGTGCTAGACATTCTGAAGGTTCTGCGCAAGGAGATCTTCGTTGAAGAGGTGCATTTCGCAACGGATGTTCGCGACAGGCACCCGGACCTCTACGCGGAGCTGCAGTCGATCTATACCGGTGCAGGCGCCGTTTTCAAGGGCACGGACCATGAAACCCTTGTCAATGAGTATGCCAAAAAAGCCAAGGTTATCATTCGTTCGGGCTCGTTTAACCCGTGGGCAAACATTGCTCTGGTCGCGAGCACGGACCCATTTGCCTGGTTCACGCAAAAGAACATCAAGATCCTGCCAGAGTATGTCGAACGGCGCAAGATGATGGACGAGAAGGAGGTTCCCAACCTTTAG
- a CDS encoding ribokinase: MSIIILGSYLRALVMTTERIPVVGETLLGRDFRQTFGGKGSDMAVQAARLGADVKFLGVIGTDMFGDEFVELMKQEGIGIEGLHQTSKLATGAGFIIKDEAAKNVIVIDMGANSLFGKDDITAHEGLIASGKIALAQLEVPIETALFGLQKAKDAGLTTILNPAPAQDLRGVDLGCVDILTPNETEARVALGLDPSDPLSHEDVARQLMETGVGAVVMTLGEDGVAGFTSEGSFTIPPYKVEVVDSNGAGDCFNASLAVGLSEGMAMEDAATFASRVAALCCTRWETVPSYHTRQEVEAILAQ; encoded by the coding sequence ATGTCGATCATAATTTTGGGAAGCTATCTCAGAGCATTGGTGATGACGACCGAGAGGATTCCGGTGGTTGGCGAAACCTTGCTCGGCAGAGACTTCCGCCAGACCTTTGGAGGCAAAGGCTCTGACATGGCGGTTCAGGCTGCTCGGCTCGGAGCGGATGTTAAATTTCTAGGCGTCATCGGGACGGACATGTTTGGCGACGAATTTGTCGAGCTGATGAAACAGGAAGGGATCGGCATCGAGGGGCTGCACCAAACTTCGAAGCTGGCAACAGGTGCCGGTTTCATCATCAAGGACGAAGCCGCCAAGAATGTCATTGTTATCGATATGGGGGCGAACAGCCTGTTTGGCAAAGACGATATCACGGCACATGAAGGTCTGATCGCCAGTGGCAAAATAGCCTTGGCGCAGCTTGAGGTGCCGATCGAGACAGCCCTGTTTGGCCTTCAGAAGGCAAAGGATGCCGGACTGACGACAATCCTGAACCCGGCTCCAGCTCAGGACTTGCGAGGGGTTGATCTTGGCTGTGTCGACATTCTGACGCCCAATGAAACGGAAGCGCGAGTTGCGCTTGGCCTCGATCCATCCGACCCGTTGTCGCACGAGGATGTTGCCCGACAACTGATGGAAACCGGTGTCGGTGCCGTGGTCATGACCCTTGGCGAAGATGGCGTTGCAGGTTTTACCAGCGAGGGCAGCTTCACGATCCCGCCCTACAAGGTTGAAGTGGTTGATAGCAATGGAGCCGGTGACTGCTTCAACGCCTCGCTTGCTGTCGGCCTGTCAGAAGGAATGGCGATGGAGGACGCCGCCACATTTGCTTCCAGGGTTGCGGCTCTGTGCTGCACGCGCTGGGAAACTGTTCCGTCCTATCACACCAGACAGGAAGTCGAAGCCATTCTCGCACAATAG
- the deoC gene encoding deoxyribose-phosphate aldolase: MIDFNDPKQVAKAIQYTNVNPDLTREELLAHVKVCAEYEFDAAMIAPCFVSLAREALKGTGVKVASTVNFPMANDTLEMKLAVVRMLAKEGADEFDFPPNPGLLLGGDEDGYARELQEMARVAHEEGMRIKAMLEFGYITTPDLKAKSAQLACEAGIDWVKQSSGWGKGGCVATTEDVVILKDNIKAPCRVKVSGKVNTREKMEMLFKAGAELVGTSSGPSIVAGEAGDANAY; this comes from the coding sequence ATGATCGACTTCAATGATCCCAAACAGGTCGCCAAGGCCATTCAATATACCAACGTTAATCCCGATCTGACCCGTGAAGAACTCCTCGCCCACGTCAAAGTCTGTGCTGAATATGAATTTGATGCAGCGATGATCGCACCGTGTTTCGTGTCACTGGCACGCGAAGCGCTCAAGGGAACCGGGGTCAAGGTCGCGTCGACCGTGAATTTTCCCATGGCCAACGATACACTCGAAATGAAGCTCGCCGTTGTGCGCATGCTCGCCAAGGAAGGTGCGGACGAGTTCGATTTTCCACCCAACCCGGGACTTCTGCTGGGCGGTGACGAAGACGGATATGCTCGCGAGCTGCAGGAAATGGCCCGCGTTGCCCATGAAGAGGGCATGAGAATCAAGGCCATGCTGGAGTTCGGATATATCACCACGCCGGATCTCAAGGCGAAGTCGGCACAATTGGCCTGCGAAGCCGGGATTGACTGGGTCAAACAGTCTTCGGGCTGGGGCAAGGGCGGTTGCGTGGCCACCACCGAAGACGTCGTGATCCTGAAGGACAACATCAAGGCACCGTGCCGCGTGAAGGTCTCCGGCAAGGTCAATACGCGCGAGAAGATGGAGATGCTCTTCAAGGCTGGAGCAGAGCTGGTCGGCACCAGTTCAGGTCCATCCATCGTTGCCGGTGAAGCTGGTGACGCCAACGCATACTAA
- a CDS encoding AraC family transcriptional regulator, with protein MGGELAMFRKAPTQTRIISSHYAVHEGWQGLFAYQFLRAGHICTGPDFKVERAGVPGHEFLFCLIGRGTVTVDGRKHVVGPKELVWLPVYERHAHLPDREDPWELLWLRVDSANLARLAAILSVHEDPVFHFDNPRRIQQVFEGILSQLEVASLAAQASCDRHISGLVEYLLEARGSRLIQPEAANHKGFGHLMTQIHIHYNDHWDIDKLAKACRVSKSHLFRLFRKAFDKTPLNWLRDYRIAQAKRFLVETDDSISMIAMKVGYDDPFYFSRDFKKQTGLAPRAFRLKVNSCDGF; from the coding sequence ATGGGTGGTGAACTGGCCATGTTTCGAAAAGCACCGACACAAACGAGAATTATCAGTTCTCACTATGCCGTTCACGAAGGCTGGCAAGGGCTCTTTGCCTACCAGTTCCTCAGAGCTGGTCACATTTGCACCGGCCCTGATTTCAAGGTGGAACGGGCAGGGGTTCCAGGTCACGAATTTCTGTTCTGTCTAATAGGCCGGGGCACGGTCACCGTCGATGGGCGCAAACATGTGGTGGGGCCAAAGGAACTGGTCTGGTTGCCGGTTTATGAACGCCATGCACATCTTCCCGACAGAGAGGACCCTTGGGAGTTGCTCTGGCTTCGGGTCGATAGCGCCAATCTGGCTCGCCTTGCTGCGATTCTATCCGTTCATGAAGATCCCGTGTTTCACTTCGACAATCCGCGACGCATCCAGCAAGTGTTTGAGGGCATCCTGTCCCAGCTCGAAGTTGCCTCTCTTGCGGCTCAGGCATCCTGTGATCGGCACATCTCCGGGTTGGTCGAATATTTGCTCGAGGCCAGAGGCAGTCGTCTGATCCAGCCCGAGGCCGCCAATCACAAGGGCTTCGGCCATCTGATGACCCAGATCCATATCCACTACAATGATCACTGGGACATCGACAAGCTGGCAAAGGCCTGCCGGGTGAGCAAATCACATTTGTTCAGGCTGTTTCGCAAGGCGTTTGACAAGACACCTCTCAACTGGTTGCGGGACTATCGCATTGCCCAGGCAAAGCGCTTCCTAGTGGAAACCGACGACTCGATTTCGATGATCGCAATGAAGGTCGGATATGACGATCCCTTCTATTTCTCACGAGACTTCAAGAAGCAGACGGGGCTCGCGCCACGGGCCTTTCGCCTCAAGGTGAATAGTTGCGACGGCTTTTAG
- a CDS encoding sugar ABC transporter ATP-binding protein, translating into MFGNEMYARAVEPSGGNGSGAFIVMIPPRLRLENVTKSFGPVEVLHGVNLSIAPGEVVGLLGENGAGKSTLMNVVSGRLSADTGEIELDGAVLKLASIKEGMGLGIRFVHQELSTIGSLSVAENIFLGDYLAGKSGVIRHSLLVEKARKVLASVGLEDLDPSASVDTLSPGQQQLIEIAKAIVVKPSLLILDEPTSSLTSFEADKLFRLVRDLTGEGVSVVFITHKLDEAISNCDRIVVLRDGKLVSSELASETSKQKLIVHMIGKSSEFNWRGSAARVGETRVSIRNLQDETVLSPIDLDIDAGEVVALFGLVGAGRTEFMETLFGFRKAKNGTLKIDNETCPLGHVPTAVRYGLAMVPEGRKVRGILPSHSVERNISISNLSALTRLGVVRQGEERRGADFLSKSLHIRMEDGRQEITSLSGGNQQKAVFARAVMIKPRLLLLDEPSHGVDVGAKAEIYQIISDLAREGMSVLVASSELPEVFALADRCVVFSCGELVGSLARDEMTEEKILQLAFSRH; encoded by the coding sequence GTGTTCGGAAATGAAATGTACGCGCGTGCGGTTGAGCCGTCAGGCGGCAATGGATCTGGAGCCTTTATTGTCATGATCCCCCCAAGATTAAGACTTGAGAATGTCACGAAATCTTTCGGCCCTGTCGAAGTGCTTCATGGCGTCAATCTATCCATCGCGCCTGGAGAGGTGGTTGGTTTGCTCGGCGAGAATGGAGCGGGCAAGAGCACACTGATGAATGTTGTCAGTGGCAGATTGTCGGCGGACACCGGAGAAATCGAACTGGATGGCGCTGTCCTCAAGCTTGCTTCGATCAAGGAGGGTATGGGCCTCGGGATCCGCTTCGTTCATCAGGAGCTGTCGACGATTGGCTCTCTTAGCGTGGCTGAAAACATCTTTCTTGGTGACTATCTGGCAGGCAAATCTGGTGTCATCCGGCACTCGCTTCTGGTCGAGAAAGCCAGGAAGGTGCTTGCGTCAGTTGGCCTTGAAGATCTCGATCCGTCCGCGTCGGTCGATACCCTGAGTCCGGGCCAGCAGCAGCTGATCGAAATCGCCAAGGCCATCGTGGTCAAACCGAGTCTTCTGATCCTTGATGAGCCGACCTCTTCGCTGACTTCCTTTGAGGCGGACAAGTTGTTCAGGCTTGTCAGGGATCTGACGGGCGAGGGCGTCTCGGTCGTTTTCATCACCCACAAACTTGATGAGGCAATCAGCAACTGCGATCGCATTGTTGTCCTCAGGGATGGGAAGCTGGTCAGCAGCGAGCTTGCCTCCGAGACCAGCAAGCAGAAGCTGATCGTGCACATGATCGGCAAGAGCTCTGAATTCAACTGGCGCGGAAGCGCGGCCCGAGTGGGAGAAACGCGTGTGTCCATTCGCAACCTTCAGGATGAAACCGTACTGTCTCCGATCGATCTGGATATCGATGCGGGGGAGGTTGTGGCCCTGTTCGGTCTGGTCGGTGCAGGTCGGACCGAGTTCATGGAAACGCTCTTCGGGTTTCGCAAGGCCAAGAACGGCACACTCAAAATCGACAATGAAACCTGTCCCTTGGGGCATGTGCCGACCGCGGTTCGGTACGGCCTTGCGATGGTGCCGGAAGGGCGGAAGGTTCGTGGCATTCTGCCCAGCCACAGCGTTGAGCGCAACATCTCCATTTCCAACCTCTCGGCACTTACGCGTCTTGGCGTGGTGCGGCAGGGGGAGGAGCGGCGCGGCGCCGATTTCCTGAGCAAGAGCCTGCACATCCGTATGGAAGACGGGCGTCAGGAAATCACCAGCCTTTCGGGTGGCAATCAGCAGAAGGCGGTCTTTGCCCGTGCGGTGATGATCAAACCAAGACTGTTGCTGCTTGATGAGCCAAGCCATGGCGTCGATGTCGGTGCCAAGGCCGAGATCTATCAGATCATCAGTGATCTTGCGCGCGAAGGCATGTCGGTTCTGGTTGCGTCCTCGGAATTGCCTGAAGTGTTTGCGCTGGCAGACCGGTGTGTCGTTTTCTCCTGCGGTGAACTCGTTGGCAGCCTTGCACGGGACGAAATGACGGAAGAAAAAATTCTCCAGCTGGCCTTTTCGCGTCATTAG
- a CDS encoding sugar ABC transporter substrate-binding protein, with protein MWSLTKRSLMGAAAAMALVMSCGSVFAEPALPDGGSVKALPNDGKPLRIAFMGFQNNPFWIPVVEGAHAATKYLAEFNTQVDYSDLGDGLTTEAVIAGIESAIAQQYDGIVVVPIFDGTERAINEAVDSGIPVINIIAEGSVPSKRLLFIGQNSTQAGQQLGEFIAKRMNGEGKLGVITGYFGAVQHTQRMNGAIDYLKEEFPDVQILGPYENQDRAEVAYSQVQDMYTANPDLKMVYVTAGGPYGAARAVKDLGKTGEIGVVGFDHTPDNVAYVKSGEMVGLIDQAPFQQAFDATVMMHNYLISGKKPNQDVMFLKGNLMTPENLDK; from the coding sequence ATGTGGAGTCTTACCAAACGCAGCCTGATGGGTGCGGCAGCAGCCATGGCACTTGTGATGAGTTGTGGCAGTGTCTTTGCGGAACCGGCCCTGCCGGACGGCGGGAGTGTGAAAGCGCTACCCAATGATGGAAAACCCCTGCGCATCGCGTTTATGGGATTTCAGAACAATCCTTTCTGGATCCCGGTGGTCGAAGGTGCACATGCGGCAACCAAGTATCTCGCCGAATTCAACACTCAGGTCGACTATTCGGACCTCGGGGATGGCTTGACGACGGAGGCGGTCATCGCAGGCATCGAGAGTGCCATCGCCCAGCAATATGACGGCATTGTCGTTGTGCCGATCTTCGATGGAACGGAACGAGCCATCAATGAGGCGGTCGATTCGGGTATTCCGGTCATCAATATCATTGCAGAGGGGAGCGTCCCGTCCAAACGCCTGCTCTTCATCGGCCAGAACTCGACACAGGCTGGACAGCAGTTGGGCGAATTCATTGCCAAGCGTATGAACGGTGAAGGCAAACTCGGCGTGATCACTGGCTACTTCGGGGCGGTCCAGCACACCCAACGCATGAATGGCGCCATCGACTATCTCAAGGAAGAGTTCCCCGACGTGCAGATTCTCGGCCCCTATGAAAATCAGGACAGGGCGGAAGTTGCCTATTCGCAGGTTCAGGACATGTACACCGCCAATCCTGATCTGAAGATGGTCTATGTCACCGCAGGCGGTCCATACGGTGCAGCACGTGCGGTCAAGGATCTTGGCAAGACCGGGGAAATCGGTGTCGTCGGCTTCGACCATACGCCGGACAATGTCGCCTATGTTAAAAGTGGTGAAATGGTCGGCTTGATCGATCAGGCCCCTTTCCAGCAGGCCTTTGACGCGACGGTCATGATGCACAATTACCTGATCTCCGGGAAGAAACCCAATCAGGATGTGATGTTCCTCAAGGGCAATCTGATGACCCCGGAAAATCTCGACAAGTAG